Proteins encoded by one window of Paenibacillus sp. DCT19:
- a CDS encoding MerR family transcriptional regulator — protein sequence MKVTQVKINEVSKIINLPISTIRYYEKVGIITDEYVLRDQNNYRIYTPGIIQHLEVVKQCLAVGFTIQDIESMISKNGFSENEQSVIIQGKISEIEEAQQKLEHAKQSLNDILRSNITCEDGFGKH from the coding sequence ATGAAGGTGACTCAAGTGAAAATTAATGAAGTTTCTAAAATAATAAACCTCCCCATATCAACGATCCGTTACTATGAGAAGGTTGGGATTATTACCGATGAGTATGTGCTGAGAGACCAGAACAATTATCGGATATACACGCCAGGCATCATTCAGCACTTGGAAGTGGTTAAGCAATGCTTGGCCGTTGGCTTTACAATTCAGGATATAGAGTCCATGATCTCGAAGAACGGTTTCTCCGAAAACGAACAAAGTGTTATCATTCAGGGGAAAATATCTGAAATCGAAGAGGCTCAGCAAAAATTAGAACATGCGAAACAAAGTCTTAACGATATTCTTAGATCAAACATTACGTGTGAGGATGGTTTTGGGAAACACTAA
- a CDS encoding nitroreductase family protein, with amino-acid sequence MNTTTDHFSKTNDFNSIVLERRSVKEYDPEVKISREEMTEILSKASRAPSAINMQPWRFLVIDSAEGKQKMAPLASFNQTQALTSSALIAVFYDAHNTEYMEEIFSKSVELGYMPQEIKEMQMGQAKPYYDSLSTSALRDINLIDSGLIAMQLMLIARAHGYDTNPMAGYDKDQIAEVFGLDKARFQPVMLISIGKAAKAGYPSYRLPVDTITTWA; translated from the coding sequence ATGAATACAACGACTGACCACTTTAGCAAAACAAATGATTTTAATTCGATCGTCCTAGAACGTCGTTCAGTGAAAGAATACGATCCCGAAGTAAAAATTAGCCGCGAAGAAATGACGGAAATCTTGTCGAAGGCTTCCCGCGCTCCATCCGCCATTAACATGCAGCCATGGCGTTTCCTTGTCATCGACAGTGCTGAAGGGAAACAGAAAATGGCACCTCTAGCCTCGTTTAACCAGACGCAGGCACTAACCTCTTCGGCCCTTATTGCCGTATTCTATGATGCCCACAACACCGAATACATGGAAGAAATTTTCAGTAAATCTGTGGAGCTTGGTTATATGCCGCAAGAGATCAAGGAGATGCAGATGGGGCAGGCAAAACCGTATTATGATAGCCTGAGCACATCTGCTCTGCGTGATATCAACCTGATTGACTCTGGACTCATAGCCATGCAGCTCATGCTTATTGCCCGTGCTCACGGTTACGACACCAACCCTATGGCTGGTTATGATAAAGATCAGATCGCCGAAGTCTTCGGCCTAGACAAAGCCAGATTTCAGCCTGTCATGCTGATCTCCATCGGTAAAGCAGCCAAAGCAGGTTATCCTTCCTATCGTCTCCCCGTTGATACGATTACAACTTGGGCTTGA
- a CDS encoding DNA adenine methylase, with protein MPITDSPLRYPGGKSQLTKFVKNLISINGLVDLTYIEPFSGGSGISINLILNDVVKRIIINDIDPSIHAFWYSILNMNDEFIEKILETPVTIESWHAQKQILEKYKNDPHSLANGFATFYLNRTNRSGIISGGVIGGLKQNGKYKIDCRFNKKSLIEKIEKIGRKKSQIILYNLDAKVMTREIIRNLNPKNSFIFFDPPYYVQGKNLYTNSFEHEDHILLRDAIINLNDYYWITTYDYQKQLIDLYSSVPNYQYYITYSAQNKRKEKELLFCSQHTKIESFEKVVVDVLE; from the coding sequence ATGCCAATAACTGATAGCCCATTAAGGTATCCTGGAGGAAAATCTCAATTAACAAAATTTGTAAAGAATTTAATATCGATAAATGGCTTAGTAGATCTAACGTATATTGAACCATTCTCTGGAGGTTCCGGAATCTCTATTAACTTGATATTAAATGATGTAGTTAAACGTATTATTATCAATGATATTGATCCATCTATTCATGCTTTTTGGTATTCAATTTTGAACATGAATGATGAATTCATTGAAAAAATACTTGAGACCCCTGTCACTATCGAAAGTTGGCATGCTCAGAAGCAAATACTTGAAAAATATAAGAATGATCCACATTCATTAGCTAATGGTTTCGCTACATTTTATCTTAATAGAACCAACAGAAGCGGTATTATATCAGGTGGTGTAATAGGCGGTTTAAAACAGAATGGTAAATATAAAATTGATTGTAGATTCAATAAAAAATCACTAATTGAAAAGATAGAAAAAATAGGAAGGAAAAAATCTCAAATAATTCTTTATAATCTCGATGCGAAAGTTATGACTAGAGAAATAATAAGGAATTTAAATCCTAAAAATTCGTTTATATTTTTTGATCCACCTTACTATGTTCAAGGTAAAAATCTATACACTAATTCGTTTGAACATGAGGATCATATTTTACTTAGAGATGCTATCATAAATTTAAATGATTATTACTGGATTACAACATATGATTATCAAAAACAACTTATTGATCTTTACTCAAGTGTTCCTAATTATCAGTACTATATAACTTATTCAGCGCAGAATAAAAGGAAAGAAAAGGAACTGTTGTTTTGTAGTCAGCATACAAAAATAGAATCTTTTGAGAAAGTTGTTGTGGATGTATTAGAATAA
- a CDS encoding AAA family ATPase yields MSRKLDIKSYRKLIDISLELSPNLNLVSGTNGTCKSSILYLLSNSYKQRNASNTSGNLKNCINTINSINSIMNPKIETLSRGDKQFNDPTNGKKGSILEVTYFDNSKLEFRKHNSPKNSRYSIKPNYARGKNESLPEMPVIYLGLSRLLSYGEYQELHLEKISEKLSKSLELDNQTLTKIKNILKRELKDSYISQIKSSLPLEYINTINQIYSSFTNIDVTHESYSNIGMKKRAEFKTSIDGIDSNTISAGEDNLYIIITALVSLKYYYDELQKEVGVDENHHISSLLLIDEIDATLHPSYQLKLYNLLKTYSEDYSIQIVFTTHSFSLIEHGINKKANVLYLLNEQNKVSVCEEIDMFTIRMYLEQVTSSELRESNKIPIFTEDAEARKLLNDIFMVLGDWDPQILKVREVFHFVDSNVGSSNLQSIFRDEILTNNIIKAICVLDGDAKNQLESNIITLPGKTNPEQLIFDYLNILIESEDYAEFWSNKKPHVRDGYSYDKAKEIRAEIEAISVYLEKLPSKKGKRREKNKELYRKYDSFFSVVFIEWLKDKRNQTEVQFFYNNLFSMFKKTRVAYSIPASVWKNKKKLFESVEYANN; encoded by the coding sequence ATGAGTAGAAAATTAGATATAAAAAGTTATCGAAAACTAATTGATATTTCTTTAGAATTAAGTCCTAATTTGAATTTGGTCTCTGGAACTAATGGAACTTGTAAGAGTTCAATCTTATACTTGCTTTCCAACTCGTATAAGCAAAGAAATGCTTCTAACACTTCTGGGAACTTAAAAAATTGTATTAATACTATTAATAGTATTAATAGTATTATGAATCCAAAAATAGAAACATTGAGTCGAGGAGATAAACAATTTAATGACCCTACTAACGGGAAAAAAGGTTCAATTTTAGAAGTTACATATTTTGATAATAGTAAGTTGGAATTCAGAAAACACAATTCTCCAAAAAATTCAAGATATTCAATAAAACCAAACTATGCTCGTGGAAAAAACGAATCTCTTCCAGAAATGCCAGTAATATATTTAGGTTTATCCCGTTTATTATCATATGGGGAGTATCAAGAACTTCACTTGGAAAAAATAAGTGAAAAATTAAGCAAAAGTTTAGAACTAGATAATCAGACATTAACTAAAATAAAAAACATATTAAAAAGGGAATTAAAAGATAGTTATATTAGCCAAATAAAAAGTTCATTACCATTAGAATACATTAACACAATTAACCAAATCTACTCGTCTTTTACGAATATAGATGTAACTCATGAATCCTACAGTAATATTGGTATGAAAAAAAGGGCTGAGTTTAAAACTAGCATAGATGGTATTGATTCAAATACTATTTCAGCCGGAGAGGATAATTTATACATTATCATTACGGCGTTAGTATCGCTTAAATATTATTATGATGAATTACAGAAGGAGGTTGGAGTAGATGAAAACCATCATATTAGTAGTTTATTGTTGATAGACGAAATAGATGCAACTCTACATCCATCATACCAATTGAAGTTATACAATCTATTAAAAACATATTCAGAAGATTATTCGATCCAGATTGTGTTCACAACACATAGTTTTTCACTTATTGAACACGGAATAAACAAAAAAGCTAATGTTCTTTACCTTTTAAATGAACAAAACAAAGTTAGTGTATGTGAAGAAATAGATATGTTTACTATAAGAATGTACCTAGAACAAGTTACATCTTCTGAATTAAGGGAAAGCAATAAGATACCTATATTTACGGAAGACGCCGAAGCTAGAAAACTTCTTAATGATATTTTTATGGTTCTCGGAGATTGGGATCCTCAAATTCTTAAGGTAAGGGAAGTATTCCATTTTGTCGATTCTAATGTTGGATCTAGTAATTTACAAAGTATTTTCCGTGATGAAATACTTACTAATAATATTATTAAAGCAATTTGTGTTCTAGATGGGGATGCTAAAAATCAACTAGAATCTAATATTATTACTTTGCCTGGTAAAACAAATCCTGAACAACTGATATTTGATTATTTAAATATTCTTATTGAGAGTGAAGATTATGCTGAGTTCTGGAGCAATAAAAAGCCACATGTTCGTGATGGTTATTCATATGATAAAGCTAAAGAAATAAGAGCAGAAATAGAAGCTATTTCAGTTTATTTAGAAAAGTTACCTTCAAAAAAGGGCAAAAGAAGGGAAAAAAATAAAGAGTTATATCGTAAATATGATTCCTTTTTTTCTGTTGTTTTTATAGAGTGGCTAAAGGATAAAAGAAATCAGACTGAAGTTCAGTTCTTTTATAATAATTTGTTTTCTATGTTCAAGAAAACAAGAGTTGCTTACAGTATCCCAGCATCTGTATGGAAGAATAAAAAAAAATTGTTTGAGAGTGTTGAATATGCCAATAACTGA
- the glmS gene encoding glutamine--fructose-6-phosphate transaminase (isomerizing) yields MCGIVGYIGNKNTQSVLVEGLKKLEYRGYDSAGIAVFTPEGLQITKALGRLANLEAKLDGAPLVGNAGIGHTRWATHGKPSDENSHPHTDVSQKFSVVHNGIIENYLELKDELMAQGQTFTSETDTEVISHLIAREYNGDIVKTVQKVITLLRGAFALGVLTEHEPEKLVAVRQASPLIIGIGEGENFIGSDIPAILEHTRDVYILNDGEMAVLTHDAVELMTIEGNFISREMIRVDWDAVTAEKGGFEHFMLKEIHEQPKAYRDTMLGRIDTDGKKVQLPELSMTEEQIKNIRNIQIIACGTAYHAGLVGRTIIEQLVRIPVETDVASEYRYRSPIVNKDTLVIVVSQSGETADTLAALREAQSNGAHVLAVTNVVGSSIARDANDVIATLAGPEIAVASTKAYTSQLIAFNLLGLYLAQVRGTQTAEEIEHMLAAMQALPEQVESMLEQADAIKGYAEQISKHQHLFFIGRGLDYAVAQEGSLKLKEISYIHSEAYAAGELKHGTLALIEDGIPVIALATQENVLEKTVSNIKEVKARGADVLAITYEEHVASLLKSVDQAFAIPKTLPLLSPALSVVALQLLAYYASLALGHDVDKPRNLAKSVTVE; encoded by the coding sequence ATGTGCGGTATTGTTGGATATATTGGTAATAAGAACACTCAATCGGTATTGGTCGAAGGTCTGAAGAAGCTCGAGTATCGTGGTTATGACTCTGCGGGTATTGCTGTATTTACACCTGAAGGTCTGCAAATCACCAAAGCGCTTGGACGTCTTGCAAATCTTGAGGCTAAGCTGGATGGTGCACCACTGGTAGGTAATGCCGGAATCGGACACACACGTTGGGCGACTCATGGTAAACCATCGGATGAGAACTCCCATCCACACACGGATGTAAGTCAGAAGTTCTCTGTTGTGCATAACGGTATTATTGAGAACTACTTGGAGCTGAAGGACGAATTGATGGCTCAAGGCCAAACGTTCACTTCTGAGACAGATACTGAAGTTATCTCTCACCTTATTGCACGTGAATACAATGGTGATATCGTTAAAACAGTGCAAAAGGTGATCACGTTGTTGCGTGGCGCATTCGCACTGGGTGTTTTGACAGAGCATGAGCCTGAGAAACTCGTAGCTGTACGTCAAGCTAGTCCATTGATTATTGGTATTGGTGAAGGCGAGAACTTCATTGGTTCCGATATCCCGGCAATTCTGGAACATACACGTGACGTGTACATTCTGAATGATGGTGAAATGGCTGTTCTGACACATGATGCTGTCGAATTGATGACGATTGAAGGTAACTTTATTTCTCGGGAAATGATTCGTGTCGATTGGGATGCTGTAACCGCAGAAAAAGGCGGATTCGAGCACTTCATGCTGAAAGAAATTCATGAGCAACCAAAAGCATACCGTGATACAATGCTGGGTCGCATTGACACAGACGGCAAAAAAGTTCAACTTCCTGAGCTGAGCATGACGGAAGAGCAAATTAAAAATATCCGTAACATTCAGATCATTGCTTGTGGTACTGCATACCACGCAGGTCTGGTTGGACGTACAATCATTGAACAACTGGTACGCATTCCGGTAGAAACAGATGTTGCTTCCGAGTACCGTTATCGTTCACCAATCGTGAACAAAGATACACTGGTCATCGTTGTGAGCCAATCTGGTGAAACTGCGGATACACTGGCTGCACTTCGTGAAGCACAGTCCAATGGTGCACACGTGTTGGCCGTAACAAACGTTGTGGGCAGCTCCATCGCTCGTGATGCCAATGATGTTATTGCAACATTGGCAGGACCGGAAATCGCGGTTGCTTCCACAAAAGCATACACATCACAACTGATCGCGTTCAACCTGCTTGGTCTGTATCTGGCACAAGTACGTGGTACACAAACTGCAGAAGAAATCGAGCACATGCTTGCTGCAATGCAAGCTCTGCCTGAGCAAGTAGAATCCATGTTGGAGCAAGCTGATGCAATCAAAGGATATGCAGAGCAAATCTCGAAACATCAACATCTCTTCTTCATCGGCCGTGGTCTGGACTACGCTGTAGCACAAGAAGGTTCGTTGAAGCTGAAAGAGATCTCCTACATCCACTCCGAAGCTTATGCTGCGGGTGAGTTGAAGCATGGTACGCTCGCATTGATCGAGGACGGAATCCCTGTTATTGCCCTGGCAACACAGGAGAACGTGCTTGAGAAAACAGTGAGCAACATCAAGGAAGTTAAAGCGCGTGGCGCAGATGTACTGGCAATTACGTATGAAGAGCATGTAGCAAGCTTGCTGAAATCCGTGGATCAAGCGTTTGCTATTCCTAAGACGTTGCCATTGCTGAGCCCAGCTCTGTCCGTTGTAGCTCTGCAATTGCTTGCATACTACGCATCTCTTGCACTGGGACACGATGTGGATAAACCACGTAACTTGGCGAAGAGTGTAACGGTTGAGTAA
- the glmM gene encoding phosphoglucosamine mutase: MGKYFGTDGVRGVANKELTAELAYSIGRCGGYVLAGGVERPKVVIGMDTRISGLMLESALVAGLLSIGADVIRIGVVSTPGVAYLTRVLKADAGVMISASHNPVEDNGIKFFGGDGFKLSDETENRIEELMDAETDELPRPVGGGLGTVTVDEQSRFRYLDFLKKTVNESFSGLKVVLDCANGAAYELAPKLFSELGAEVIAIGAEPNGLNINEQCGSTHPEHLKQEVLKHKADLGLAFDGDADRLIAIDETGAEVDGDFILCICGDAMNRAGKLKDSTVVSTVMSNIGFYKATEKLALKTAKTAVGDRYVMEEMRRGGYNLGGEQSGHVIFLDYNTTGDGMLTAIQLVDTLKASGKKLSELKSLMTQYPQVLVNVRVQDKSKYEGNTAIGEAIAVVEKQLGDNGRVLVRASGTESLIRVMAEGPDKVELEQFVAQIADVVQKELV; encoded by the coding sequence ATGGGGAAATATTTTGGTACAGACGGTGTAAGAGGGGTTGCTAATAAAGAATTAACAGCAGAACTTGCATATAGCATTGGACGATGCGGAGGCTACGTGCTTGCAGGTGGCGTGGAAAGACCTAAAGTGGTAATCGGTATGGATACTCGGATCTCGGGACTTATGCTTGAATCCGCACTTGTGGCAGGTCTGTTATCCATTGGAGCGGATGTCATTCGAATTGGTGTTGTATCCACTCCAGGTGTGGCATATCTTACACGTGTATTGAAGGCAGATGCTGGCGTTATGATCTCTGCTTCTCACAATCCAGTTGAGGATAACGGAATTAAATTCTTTGGCGGAGATGGCTTCAAGCTATCTGATGAGACGGAGAACCGGATCGAAGAGCTAATGGATGCTGAGACAGACGAATTGCCACGTCCTGTAGGTGGCGGTCTAGGTACAGTGACTGTTGATGAGCAATCACGATTCCGTTATTTGGATTTCTTGAAAAAAACCGTTAATGAATCGTTCTCAGGACTCAAAGTTGTACTAGACTGTGCGAACGGAGCTGCCTATGAGCTGGCGCCAAAATTGTTCAGCGAACTAGGTGCCGAAGTCATTGCGATTGGTGCTGAGCCTAATGGCCTGAACATTAATGAGCAATGTGGCTCTACACATCCAGAGCATTTGAAACAAGAGGTGCTCAAACATAAGGCAGATCTTGGTCTTGCTTTTGACGGTGATGCGGATCGACTGATTGCGATTGATGAGACAGGTGCAGAAGTGGATGGGGACTTCATCCTGTGTATCTGTGGGGATGCGATGAACCGTGCCGGCAAGCTGAAGGATAGTACTGTTGTATCCACGGTAATGAGTAATATCGGATTCTACAAAGCCACAGAGAAACTGGCACTCAAAACAGCTAAGACAGCAGTAGGTGACCGTTATGTAATGGAGGAGATGCGCCGCGGTGGGTACAATCTGGGCGGAGAGCAGTCTGGTCACGTTATTTTCCTGGATTACAACACAACAGGTGACGGCATGCTGACTGCGATTCAACTCGTGGACACACTTAAGGCATCTGGCAAAAAGCTTAGCGAACTGAAATCACTTATGACTCAGTACCCACAGGTGTTGGTCAATGTGCGTGTTCAGGATAAGAGCAAATATGAAGGAAATACTGCAATCGGCGAAGCTATTGCCGTTGTTGAGAAGCAACTTGGCGATAACGGCCGCGTACTTGTTCGTGCCTCAGGTACCGAGTCATTGATTCGTGTCATGGCGGAAGGACCGGATAAGGTAGAGCTGGAGCAATTTGTAGCGCAAATTGCTGATGTAGTACAAAAAGAATTAGTATAA
- a CDS encoding YbbR-like domain-containing protein, translating to MKDAKGDITQKKVKLQAYDAEGKVIDNAVVSPETVEVRIPVNQPYTTVPLRIKYSGQLPEGLVLSKVEPNVKEVSVYGTEEALAGIQSYDQLTLDLTQFEQTGESTVNLDLTPPPGFEKIEPSSIQLKVTVAPYDEKEETTKVFPNVPITLTGIGNGLESELVTPKSGGLNITLKGSSSMLEGLSSDDIKLSADLRGLAVGNHEVEVSADLPRFAELDESSDNLSATVKITENADETTVTPSEDATDEDTVGPEPSPAEVENGNTEPVPEEEETESNTETQEQNQQGNVPNRGNTNSNSNANSSGSNP from the coding sequence GTGAAGGATGCGAAAGGTGATATCACTCAGAAAAAAGTGAAGCTTCAGGCATATGATGCGGAAGGCAAGGTAATCGATAATGCAGTGGTTTCACCAGAAACGGTGGAAGTGCGGATTCCGGTTAATCAGCCCTATACAACTGTGCCCTTGAGGATCAAATATTCGGGACAGCTCCCGGAAGGATTGGTTCTGTCTAAGGTAGAACCTAACGTGAAAGAAGTCTCGGTTTATGGTACAGAGGAGGCGCTTGCGGGTATCCAGTCCTACGACCAACTAACCCTGGATCTCACTCAGTTTGAACAGACTGGTGAATCGACAGTTAACCTGGACTTGACGCCGCCTCCCGGTTTTGAGAAAATCGAGCCTAGTTCGATTCAGCTTAAGGTAACTGTAGCACCGTACGATGAAAAAGAAGAGACGACCAAAGTCTTTCCAAACGTACCCATCACCCTCACAGGGATCGGAAACGGGTTGGAAAGCGAATTGGTTACACCCAAGAGTGGCGGGTTGAATATTACGCTCAAGGGTTCTTCAAGTATGCTCGAAGGTCTGAGTAGTGATGATATCAAACTATCCGCAGATCTTCGTGGTTTAGCGGTGGGCAATCACGAGGTTGAGGTATCCGCCGATCTGCCACGATTTGCTGAACTCGATGAATCTTCCGATAATTTGAGTGCCACGGTAAAAATTACGGAAAATGCGGATGAAACCACAGTTACTCCTAGCGAGGATGCTACGGACGAAGATACAGTGGGACCGGAGCCTTCACCTGCAGAAGTGGAGAACGGTAATACGGAGCCAGTTCCTGAGGAGGAAGAAACCGAATCGAATACGGAAACACAGGAGCAGAATCAACAAGGCAACGTACCGAATCGGGGAAATACGAATAGCAATAGTAACGCAAACAGTAGTGGATCGAATCCATAG
- a CDS encoding YbbR-like domain-containing protein: MDKWFNNNNFAKILALAVSLLLWFMIHLDEVPTTPTIATGSTSRIVERTVPVQPYGLDSNSYVLTSLSTDEVRLEIKGQRSMLTSIFTNDDYKVLVDLSEVKDGSNTLPLVPDLPSGVEVVSMEPSMVTVNVEKLGTKSFNVNIVPEGEPAAGYSAGTPVVEPSGAVKVTLPKDSWRL; this comes from the coding sequence ATGGATAAATGGTTCAATAACAATAACTTTGCGAAAATTCTTGCATTAGCGGTTAGTTTGCTACTCTGGTTCATGATTCATCTCGATGAGGTGCCAACGACGCCAACCATTGCAACAGGTTCAACGAGTCGCATTGTGGAGCGTACGGTACCTGTGCAGCCTTATGGGCTAGACAGCAATTCGTATGTACTTACGTCCTTGAGCACGGATGAAGTTCGTTTGGAGATCAAGGGACAGCGTTCTATGCTGACATCAATATTCACTAATGATGATTACAAAGTGCTTGTAGATCTCAGCGAGGTCAAGGATGGTTCGAACACCTTGCCACTTGTACCCGATCTGCCATCCGGCGTCGAGGTTGTCAGCATGGAGCCTTCGATGGTCACCGTGAATGTTGAAAAGCTGGGCACCAAATCCTTCAATGTGAATATTGTACCCGAAGGAGAACCTGCCGCTGGATACAGCGCTGGGACGCCTGTGGTTGAGCCTTCAGGTGCAGTTAAGGTCACTCTCCCGAAGGACAGTTGGAGGCTGTAG
- the cdaA gene encoding diadenylate cyclase CdaA, with protein sequence MNYFADLTWKESIKDVIDILIVTYIMYKLILLVRGTRAVQLLKGILFLVLIWALSTWLNLYTLKWLMNQMFTFGVVAVFIIFQPELRRGLEQLGRGKLFGRSAAASDEELTVLIGEIIKSVNYLSRRKIGALVVFERETGLNDYTESGIQMQSLVSSELMINIFIPNTPLHDGAVIIQGKQISAAACYLPLSENPFISKELGTRHRAAIGITEVADAICLVVSEETGQVSLAMNGQVVRDIKEESLIAKLYEELRPTSNLNKKNGWTTFWKRKGGRNNG encoded by the coding sequence ATGAATTATTTTGCTGACTTAACGTGGAAAGAGTCCATTAAGGACGTTATCGATATATTGATTGTTACCTATATTATGTACAAACTGATTCTGCTTGTACGGGGTACGCGTGCGGTTCAGCTTCTTAAAGGGATTCTGTTCCTTGTGCTGATCTGGGCTCTAAGCACGTGGCTAAACTTGTATACACTCAAATGGCTGATGAACCAGATGTTTACGTTTGGTGTTGTTGCGGTGTTTATTATCTTCCAGCCCGAGCTTCGTCGTGGTCTGGAGCAATTGGGTCGAGGTAAGCTGTTTGGACGATCAGCGGCAGCGAGTGATGAAGAATTAACTGTGTTAATTGGTGAAATTATTAAGTCTGTGAATTATTTGTCACGACGTAAAATCGGTGCACTCGTTGTATTTGAACGGGAAACCGGTCTCAATGACTACACCGAATCAGGTATACAGATGCAATCTCTCGTCAGCTCGGAGCTGATGATTAATATTTTCATTCCGAATACACCATTACATGATGGTGCGGTTATTATTCAGGGTAAACAGATCTCCGCGGCAGCCTGTTATTTGCCTTTATCCGAGAATCCGTTTATCAGCAAAGAACTAGGCACTCGTCACCGTGCAGCGATCGGTATTACCGAGGTTGCAGATGCGATATGTTTAGTTGTCTCTGAGGAGACTGGCCAAGTGTCGCTGGCGATGAATGGACAAGTGGTGCGTGACATCAAGGAAGAATCACTTATTGCCAAACTGTACGAGGAGCTGCGCCCTACATCCAATCTGAACAAAAAGAATGGCTGGACTACCTTCTGGAAACGGAAGGGGGGACGTAACAATGGATAA
- a CDS encoding zf-HC2 domain-containing protein, translating to MDCNSAVSLMHECLDESLSPAQKIELKGHLVTCPECRMRFKELEQTEMLLFAMKHYSPSASDELTNRIMNALPQPKKQQFWLKWVKGHPALTAAAFFLVVMLFSAWSFWDQNNEMVVKGNNLDQIVIEGNTVIVPAGKSIAGDLTIENGTAQVYGDVDGNLTIIDGQLFQASTAHISGQVKSIDQALDWFWYKITNMVNEVAYR from the coding sequence ATGGATTGCAACTCGGCCGTCTCTTTAATGCATGAATGTTTGGATGAGTCGTTGTCCCCGGCACAGAAGATTGAACTGAAAGGTCATCTTGTGACGTGTCCGGAGTGTCGCATGCGCTTTAAAGAGTTAGAACAGACGGAAATGCTCCTTTTTGCCATGAAACATTATTCACCGTCTGCCTCGGATGAGCTGACCAATCGAATTATGAACGCTCTGCCCCAGCCCAAGAAACAGCAGTTTTGGCTCAAATGGGTCAAAGGACATCCCGCGCTGACGGCGGCAGCCTTCTTTTTGGTCGTGATGCTCTTTAGTGCTTGGAGTTTCTGGGATCAGAATAACGAAATGGTCGTTAAAGGCAATAATCTGGATCAGATCGTCATCGAAGGAAATACGGTTATTGTTCCGGCAGGCAAGTCAATTGCGGGCGATCTTACTATAGAGAATGGAACCGCCCAGGTATACGGTGACGTAGACGGCAATTTGACGATTATCGACGGACAATTGTTTCAGGCATCAACAGCGCATATTTCTGGTCAGGTAAAAAGTATCGATCAGGCGCTAGATTGGTTCTGGTACAAAATAACCAATATGGTGAACGAAGTAGCTTACCGCTAA
- the sigW gene encoding RNA polymerase sigma factor SigW, giving the protein MDNLENRLLKLVLKGDQRAFAEIVELYKDKLFHLAYRMLNNRHEAEDVVQETFLRVFRNMEKYDPNQKFSTWIYRIATNLCIDRLRRKKPSYSLDAELNDQEGSDGYAMLPSDDRTPESEALLSETQTLIREAIDSLPAKYKSVMILRYLQDLSLQEISDVTGMPVTTIKTRVHRGRDFLRKKLEYKL; this is encoded by the coding sequence GTGGACAATTTAGAGAACAGGCTACTTAAGCTGGTACTTAAGGGTGATCAGCGAGCCTTTGCAGAGATCGTTGAATTATATAAGGACAAACTGTTTCATTTGGCATACCGGATGCTGAACAACCGTCATGAGGCTGAAGACGTTGTGCAGGAGACGTTTTTGCGTGTGTTTCGAAATATGGAGAAATATGATCCGAATCAGAAGTTTTCCACCTGGATCTACCGGATCGCGACGAACTTGTGTATCGACCGGTTACGTAGGAAGAAGCCTTCTTACTCTTTGGATGCGGAGCTGAATGATCAGGAAGGATCTGACGGTTATGCGATGCTCCCAAGTGATGATCGTACTCCTGAGAGCGAAGCGCTTCTGTCAGAAACGCAAACACTCATTCGTGAGGCCATTGACAGTTTACCTGCCAAATATAAATCAGTGATGATTTTAAGATATTTACAGGACTTGTCGTTACAGGAAATCAGTGATGTCACGGGCATGCCCGTAACAACGATCAAAACACGTGTGCACCGTGGTCGTGATTTTTTGAGGAAAAAATTAGAATATAAGCTGTAA